In Anopheles gambiae chromosome 2, idAnoGambNW_F1_1, whole genome shotgun sequence, a single window of DNA contains:
- the LOC1275821 gene encoding ficolin-1-A, producing MKLIVLVLAVGCTASLGYAEIAPKYGIRPPTPTTPAPIQQGGSDIDKCGCQNIVDKLRKVESNLLKLILNLRNKYGAVYSELQDMKKNVKSVSWYVGQTSKTGENINDQLFKSSIALSEIMQSIRDLTINQQGLVTKTFLTESILDLEGRQGEYRPPAPEEDTIFTSCDDSRITQTGTYLVQDAFSEPTKVVCVLDFSVGRYTVIQNRQDGSTDFYRAYSDYRSGFGQFDGGDYWLGLDRIYNMTASGDYELFIVLEDFEKNVTTATYNEFAIGSGADFYPITKLGGYSGNAGDSLGAIKGVLFSAYDLDLDNSEINCAVSNRGAWWYTGCGMSNLNGLYLKGLTGGTTGMFWETFRGANYSLKKSRMMLRRKEMVTTTEGTTTTTTEVSTSTTTTTEATTMPPETTMETTVPSTDPPMRRFY from the exons ATGAAGTTGATCGTGCTTGTTTTGGCAGTAGGCTGTACGGCTAGCTTGGGCTACGCCGAAATCGCTCCAAAGTATGGAATTAGGCCACCGACGCCCACCACCCCTGCACCCATTCAGCAGGGTGGCAGTGATATCGATAAATGTGGCTGCCAAAATATTGTGGACAAGCTAAGGAAGGTAGAGTCGAATCTTTTGAAACTCATCCTGAACCTGCGCAACAAGTACGGTGCTGTGTACAGTGAGCTGCAGGACATGAAGAAGAACGTCAAGAGTGTGTCCTGGTATGTCGGTCAAACGTCTAAGACGGGTGAAAACATCAACGATCAGCTATTTAAATCTTCGATTGCTTTGTCCGAGATCATGCAGTCAATCAG AGATCTTACCATCAACCAGCAGGGGTTGGTGACAAAAACGTTCCTTACCGAATCTATTCTGGATCTGGAAGGACGCCAAGGAGAGTACAGACCTCCGGCACCAGAGGAAGACACTATCTTTACGTCTTGTGATGATTCGCGCATTACCCAGACTGGTACCTACCTGGTGCAGGATGCATTCTCTGAGCCTACCAAGGTGGTTTGCGTGCTTGATTTCAGCGTGGGACGATACACCGTTATCCAGAACCGTCAGGACGGATCGACCGATTTCTACCGTGCATACAGCGATTACCGTAGCGGTTTCGGCCAGTTCGATGGTGGCGATTACTGGCTGGGTCTGGATCGCATCTACAATATGACTGCTTCAGGAGATTACGAGTTGTTCATCGTGCTGGAAGATTTTGAAAAGAACGTTACTACCGCGACTTACAATGAATTCGCCATCGGTAGCGGTGCGGACTTCTACCCTATTACCAAGTTGGGCGGATACTCTGGCAATGCCGGTGATTCGCTAGGAGCAATAAAGGGTGTGCTGTTCAGCGCGTACGATCTCGATCTAGACAACAGCGAAATCAACTGTGCCGTCTCTAACCGCGGTGCCTGGTGGTACACAGGTTGCGGAATGAG CAACTTGAACGGTCTCTACCTGAAGGGTCTGACTGGTGGTACCACTGGTATGTTCTGGGAGACTTTCCGCGGAGCTAACTACAGTCTTAAGAAGAGTCGTATGATGTTGAGGCGCAAGGAAATGGTAACCACGACCGAGGGTACTACGACAACCACAACCGAGGTTTCTACGTCAACCACAACAACGACTGAAGCAACTACCATGCCCCCAGAGACAACAATGGAGACCACGGTTCCATCCACTGATCCGCCTATGCGCCGTTTCTACTGA
- the LOC1275822 gene encoding fibrinogen-like protein 1 produces the protein MVVRLYQFRLESCLAESQCSMRKFLLVLTLALALASAETTEDKEDAVPEEIVEEIKASDEIPENDGGLRNFEYYNTVHGPHRGNSHGDYRPPNFAPSNIGYGGGGYDGGYGGGYGGSYPNPPPQPSESEYDFPKPNPPPSCNCKDIVDQIDDLDEKIIKSLLDLEIKADGIQRDVGDIHKETESVAFVSSQTQLIANAVDNQLNIVRQNLTIIKSDVEELTQFQQNIPDRTYLTEALFGLKCSYARKSKPLDDRIYSSCEDPNIKKTGTYWIKANFYKPVKVICMLDYGGRWMVIQNRFDGSVDFYRPWREYKYGFGNNDGGEYWLGLDRIYQFTKNGGAQLMIMLEDFEKNVTYAQYDQFSISDENDQYRILKLKGFLGGAGNSFEAEGMRFSTFDYDNDKFDQNCAAHTHGAWWYKSCGDSNLNGLYLNGPTLEKTGIYWNSFRGYNYSLKKTRMMLRQIGGGTGY, from the exons ATGGTGGTCAGACTGTATCAGTTCCGTCTGGAGTCTTGTTTGGCAGAGTCGCAGTGCAGCATGAGAAAGTTCTTACTAGTTTTAACGCTGGCGCTGGCGCTAGCTAGTGCCGAAACGACCGAGGACAAGGAAGATGCGGTTCCGGAAGAGATCGTCGAGGAGATCAAGGCGAGCGACGAAATCCCTGAAAATGATGGTGGTCTGCGCAACTTCGAATACTACAATACCGTTCACGGACCACATCGAGGTAACTCCCACGGTGATTACCGTCCACCAAACTTCGCTCCGTCCAATATCGGTTACGGAGGTGGTGGCTACGACGGCGGTTACGGCGGCGGCTATGGAGGCTCGTACCCCAACCCTCCTCCACAACCATCAGAGTCAGAGTACGACTTCCCAAAACCGAACCCTCCGCCGAGTTGCAACTGCAAGGATATCGTCGACCAAATCGACGATCTGGATGAGAAGATCATCAAGTCGCTGCTAGATTTGGAAATTAAGGCCGATGGCATCCAGAGAGACGTTGGAGACATCCACAAAGAGACGGAATCGGTTGCATTCGTGTCATCCCAAACACAGCTGATCGCAAATGCTGTCGACAATCAGCTAAATATCGTTCGCCAGAATCTTACCATCATTAAGTCTGATGTCGA GGAATTGACTCAGTTCCAGCAAAACATCCCTGATAGAACTTATCTGACCGAGGCTCTGTTCGGACTGAAGTGCAGCTATGCACGCAAGAGCAAGCCGCTGGATGACAGGATCTACTCTTCTTGTGAGGATCCTAACATCAAGAAAACGGGCACCTACTGGATTAAGGCCAACTTCTACAAGCCGGTAAAAGTGATCTGCATGCTGGACTATGGCGGCCGATGGATGGTCATTCAGAACCGTTTCGATGGTAGCGTTGACTTCTACCGTCCATGGAGGGAGTACAAGTATGGATTCGGAAACAACGACGGTGGAGAGTACTGGCTTGGACTGGATCGTATTTACCAGTTCACCAAGAACGGTGGAGCCCAGCTTATGATTATGTTGGAGGACTTTGAGAAGAACGTTACCTACGCCCAGTATGATCAGTTCTCAATCTCCGATGAGAACGATCAGTACAGGATCCTGAAGCTGAAGGGCTTCCTCGGCGGTGCTGGCAACTCGTTTGAGGCAGAGGGCATGCGCTTCTCCACCTTCGACTACGACAATGACAAGTTCGATCAGAACTGTGCTGCCCACACCCACGGTGCCTGGTGGTACAAATCTTGCGGGGACAG CAACCTCAACGGTCTGTACCTGAACGGACCTACGCTAGAGAAGACCGGTATCTAC